The Vigna angularis cultivar LongXiaoDou No.4 chromosome 6, ASM1680809v1, whole genome shotgun sequence genome contains the following window.
CATACTTTATTTACTCTTACTGGGCTATGTTTGCATTTCAGCCTTAAGAATCCTTGTCTTTTTTATGGAAAATCTCATTTATTGCTCAATCTTGACATGACCTGCTGCAATGAATTTGCAACTCTAAGAAGTACATTTTACATCTTTTATTCTGAGTACAAGTGATGAAGGAACTAGATATTATGCTTTTTGTATTGTTTGGTATGTTTGTCAGTAACCATTTTTTTGGCTTAATTTGGTCTACTGTTGCTGCAGTTAATTCATTTTTGTATATCTTTGACAGGAAATGATCAACTCTTGGAGTGCACCTTTTCTTGAAGCATTTGGAAAATCAAAAGGTGTTCATTTATATCAGGTAACTTATCTGTTTCTTTCAGGTTTATGCTTTTTGTTGTTGATCATGATATATTTAGTCAGTCTTATATGATAGCACATAAGttgtaaagaaaaagatgacaaGACAAGTTATGCATTCGCCAAGTGCTTAGAAGGTTAtcattgaatttgaaatttctaCTTGATTTTCTTAAGTTTTTCCGTTTTGTGCCACGATTTGTCTAAGATGAAAACCCTTAACTTAGCTTCTTGGAGAGAGTTTCTCAATCAATCACTTCCTCTGTTGACCCTAACCGAGAAAAAAACCAGGGAAAGAAAACTCTATAAGTTATTGCTAATTTTATCACAAGGGCAGTATAATGGTGGAGGTTGGAGTGGCGTAGAGTAGCCTCTGGCCATCATTTCATACCTGTACTAGAGTTTTTTTTGTACCAGGGGTTGCGGCTGCTAATTGCAGCCACCATCCAGAAATCATGGCCAACTTGGTCACTGTGGCTGGCAGAGGGAAATTCCCCTCTTTATTCCTGAACCAACTTTTTGGGATTTTCAGtcttcatttgaaatatagACGTAGGGTGCAAGATTTGTTCTTTCTGTCATTAGGATGAACACAAGAAAGACCAAAATACAGCACAATGTTTCCTTTCCAACTCTGTTCTGGTCTTTCTCTCTATTTTCCCACAGGTCTCTTTGTTCTCTATCTTCTACAGGTCTTTCATTTCGTCTTTGTTTTCtgttctgattttttttttttttttttttttttacatctttatttttttatcattgagCTTTTATGTGCTGTGgtgtaaattatttttgagCTATATCTGAACTTTATCAGTCATTCTGTGAGTTGCCGAACACTGTAGTGGTCAGCGGTTTTGGCAAGCTATGTTTATTACTTATGTAGCAAAAAATTTAAACTgttaagaatatatattatttagaacaatcaaaatgttaatatatatgtatgacctatacaatttttatattgaaattataatagCTACTGGGAATGTTTTGCCAATTGCATTTATGCACGGGTTGATTCCAATTCTGTATTAGGAAGTGAATTTTGAACCTAGTTCAGTCCTGAAATTGACTTGTAAGGTGGTCTTTATAACCATGATTAGAtactgtaatttttaatttataaccaTGATTAGATactgtaatttttaatatttttagtcgATGTAAAATTTCCAGTATATTCTCTCAATGAATACTGGGCATCTTAGAGGTgagattaaatatttataggtGGTGTGTTAAGGAGTGATATGATAGGTCTAACAAATGTCAATAGGATAAACTTTAATATCATATTGTAGTGATTGCTAGTAGTTGTGTGTTATGTATACATAAATGTTATTATCTGTAATGaataataagaaatacaataataaggaacaaaatcaatatttaattataggAAATATCTTATACGATATTTTCCttcaaatcatatcatatctctctccatttaatgtaatattcaaatcatatctctaacaaatatatttaatttccaaAGAATTTGAAGTACATAAAATGAAGGttaaaatcaatatttcatattttaatgttCATTATCATTGTCTCTTGCTAACTATAGAAGCCATTGTGATTGACGTCCTGTTAGCAATCATTGTTGTGGACACGTGCTGAGGACGGATTCAGTCACTTAACTTTAGTTCATTTCATGTGTTGAATAACCAACtttaattttccaaatcaaattataaaagaaatcagCTAGAAATTGAGCAAAGTTAACTAAAGTTAGGTGACTTTTCCCGAAAAAAATGTCACTGAATCCGTTCCTGACACATGCTATGTCATTGTCAATTATCAGCAATTGACATTGATTGTTTCCTGTGTTATTTGGCCATCATCACCATTGACGTCCTTTAGTAGAATTCCAACTTAATTTGGATTATAATTCTATTCATCAACTCTGTCCCAAACATAAAAGAAATGTGATTCTTAAGAAAATCCAATTCCAAGAAAATtggattaaaattataatttcaattgtaattccaatattattatttaaacagAATTTCGgtgattatttttgtatttccATCTTTTCAATCACTAGCTATAATTATTCCATGAAGTTATATCGTGTTTCTTGTCAGGTATCATTTATAGATTCGTGGCTTTTGTGTCGGCCTCCTATAAAACGTTTCCTTTTATGGACTATGAAGAAGCCTAATAATCATGAAAGCAAGGATATACTTGAGAAGCATATGGTCTATTCATTCGGCGAGCACTATTATTTCAGAAAAGAACTTCAGATATTGAATCTTCTAACAGGGTTAAAAGCTTTTTgatattctttcattttttagcCAGTGAAGTTATTAGTTATAAATAAAACTGTTGTTAACATTCCTACCTCACAGGTATATCTTTCTACTTGATAATTTCGGTAGAGTAAGATGGCAAGGCTTTGGGTTGGCAAAAGAAGATGAAATATCTTCTCTACATTCTTGCACATCACTTCTTCTGGATGAGAAATGAGGTTAGGGCTAGTTTAATCTGTTTTTATGACTGGTTTCAGTTTGGTAAATCTATTCTTGAAACATTTATTTTCACTCCCGATCCCTGtttgttctattttatttgttcATTGTTTCTTTGGCGAGAACTTACAATGATTTTATGCATGTGCAGATATTGAGTATGATGGATGTGAATGAGTATGCAATTTTAACTAGTGACATTTGCGGGAACTGGAAATTGTAACCCAAGGAAGTATCCATGTGGTGATAAATAGAGtacattttttcaataattcttgttccaattttctttttaatcatatattgaaattcattcaaataaaagCACACTAAAACTTACAAATTTATGGAAAACCAAAGATTTATTCTAGAAATCTGGTAAACTATTAAATGTTTGTTACTTGAATTTACCGATTATACACCTCGTGGAGAGCAAAGACTGAGTAATGACTTCGACTGTGATTTCTTATGAAATTCAACCGTTATTGAAAAGAATGGGGGAACAGACTAATGCCTGACCGTCTCATTCTAGAGTAGAGACTTGAATTGAAAGAGGGCAGACTTTAACCCTCTATATAGAACCATTCTCAACTGCCTGACACCTGATAGATTAATCCAGAAAGAGGAGTGAGGGGGTCATCTTCCTCTGTGGGGTCCAAACTCCGTGTATGGTTGGCCGTTAAAGATCAGCGGAGTGATATTGTAACATCCCCTGCATAACTCCATTCCATTCTATATATCTCCTCATATCGTAACATTTCATTCAAAGTTCTTTATGTTGAGCAGTATTCGCCTTTGAGATGTCTACACTTTTGATTTGTTTTCAAAAATAGCTATAACACAACAATCTTAATCTTTgcacaaaagagaaaaaaataaccATTTTCCAACCGCAAATGACGATCATCTTCAattcatttggaaagaaaaatgttgaaagaaaattaagtctaaattttaataaacaagaaaatcaatatataaattactatgaaaaaaaatactggATTTTATAAATCTATTTTCATAAATTGACTTCAgattcaatttgttgttttcaAGAAGATACTGAACCTGAGAACTACTGGTAAATGGCTGAAATGAAATGCAGTTTAGCTCTATGTAAACTAATTGTCTTGGTATAATCAAGCATCAATGAGGCATGTGAAGTGGGTGCGATCAAGCGTCTTTACAAATCATCTTGTCTCTGAATTTTAAAGATTGATATGTTCACATGCATGAAGGGTCTCTACAGATTATCCACGAACATAAAGTATCAAGGGAGTACATCTtttcattgtattttttttttcattttcttctttgatAAATGACAGGGTTAACaaagataaaactaatttatttagttttttttttataaagtggctaatttaaaaaaaaaaaaaacatttgagTTTACTATAATAAAGTGTGAAACAGGTTCCAAGTCCATTCCACATTAGGTTAAGGCGGTGAATAGGTGCGGTGGCTTTGCTTTGGAATCCAAAAGCCAGTGGAAAACAATTGATCGcaaaacacacacatacatcGGTGCGgtgagatggaagaagaagaagctgttCCGGTTGAAGCAGAAGCAGAGAACTCCAGTGGCTCCGGTGCGGTGAGTCGGGCACGGAAGCTGCTGTTTCGGCGAATGCTGGTGGGGATCAAAGACGGAAGGTTCTTTCTGGGCTCCTTCTATTGCATCGACAAACAAGGCAACATCATTCTCCAAGACGCCATCGAGTATCGCAGCACGCGCCAATCCTCGCCTTCTCCCATGGAACAGAGGTGTCTCGGTCTTATTCTCATTCCCTCCTCTTGTCGCACCTCTTGTCACGTCGATTCCTCTATCCACGAACACTTCTCTCTCCTCTCGCTTCATCCAGCACCACCGAGTTAGCTAGGGTCTCCTATGTATCGATTGTGAGTGCCTCTTCAATTGTTCATGTTTCGTTATTGAAACGAAAAAGAGTGTATTCGTGCTACTATGTTCatgtttttgtatattttgaGATGCTAAATATTCTATCAGATGTGATGTGAGCGAGGAACAGGTGaatttcttttgttaaattGCGGTTGTGGTAGTAGTTTGTATTGCTTGATATTGCGGAAAACGTAGTTGATGTATACATCTCAAACACAATCATGGTTACATTGCAGATGCAATTACTTCATAAATCTTGATACTGTAACTGGATTCATGTTCGCAAATGGTTATTATTAGGTTTTGTTTGCGTGTTTGAAATCAAGAGAGTTTATAATCAAACAGTTCCTAGTAGAGCTCATTGATTATTCTCTCATAATCAGTATCCTTGATGGTTGTAAGAGAGGTATTATGGATGCCATGCCAATGTTTGGGGTCTGTAGTGTGACAATTTTGACTACAAGAACAAACTCCTCAGCTGTGCACTTATCTGTTGTAGAATGCGTAAATTCAGTGCAATGCATAATCCATCGGGTACGTAAAAAACATCTTGCACTGGTCTTCGGAAACTGTCAAACTGGTTAGTTAGAGGAACACGAATGACAAAAAGAAATGGGTGTATAGAAGGAAAACCCATATTTGTAGAGCTCCTAGTGTGAATGCTGTGCAACAGTTAGAAGAAAGTGAGAGATAAGCATTTTCTGAAAATGAAATATTCTAAACGGTAACAAGtatttaaacaagtttgtgggtAAAAAGGACTTGGAAGAGCATTATTATCTCACATGTACCGGTTAATCGGTAGATTTTGCGCAACATCACTATACATGAATGATTTATACTAATACTACATGGTATTTATGCTTTTAAAAAgcaaaccaaaatatatattattcaaaccatagtatattatatatatatatatattgaacctttatttattttttattaatattcatatCTAAGTATTATTAGCACGGCTACCACTCTTGATTACAGAACTGAGTGAATATTTTTTTGATGGTCTCTTATAATCAATCACGTTTAAGAATTTGTGCACGAACTAGGATCAACTATCAACTGTTAGCTtttgtgatgatgatgatcaatTGGTCTCGACAAAAATGCCGGAAGTGTAACAATGGCACAAGAGAAGtaaataaactaagtgaagttgATTGTGCAGAAAATCATCATTGACTCGATGCTCAAGAATCCATAAAACCACCCAGATGACTGTGAATGAAGCTAACAGACTGCAATTCACACGGCATATCCGACATATATGGTTTGAAAAACTCCCAAACCTATGATTTTGCTTTGCTTATTGCAGCAACTATAACCAAACTTGCTGTATCACAAGCCTGAGAAAATGCACAATCTTTTCTGTTTGTCTGTTTAGTAATGTGTCCAAAAAAATGCATTGTACACCGGAGGTCAGCAACTAATATCTATTTACAATGAAGAAAACATGCATTGAAAGAGTTTTGTcctttaaatgttttatattttacctTAAGAGATGAATCCTTTATTTCAGAGCGAGATATCCGGATTCACAGAAAAATGTTAAAAGGGTAGTGGCAGAATTTACAGATTTAGAAGTGAGGATACTTGTTTAGAATAACTTGAATGTAAAAATGATATACAAAGTTCGGGTTTTATAGAATTTATAGAATGTGACATGAACAATCAAAACCTATTACTATAAGGTGTTCCGTAGACAATAAGGTATGGAACAGTTCTGACGACTGTGTCAATGGGAATTGCAAAGTTAACACCTGACGATATTCCAGTCCCTGAAATGCATCAAAATGAGTAACAATCATTAttcaaacataataataatctaCTAGTAGAAATTATTCTAATTTAGCTTCGATAACGCTTTCCACCAAAACAATAAGCTTAGATAATGCTGGTGAAATTAAGAGGAACAACAAATTAATTTCTGATATAGGTTAA
Protein-coding sequences here:
- the LOC108342220 gene encoding uncharacterized protein LOC108342220 — translated: MEEEEAVPVEAEAENSSGSGAVSRARKLLFRRMLVGIKDGRFFLGSFYCIDKQGNIILQDAIEYRSTRQSSPSPMEQRCLGLILIPSSCRTSCHVDSSIHEHFSLLSLHPAPPS